A window from Bdellovibrionales bacterium encodes these proteins:
- a CDS encoding NUDIX domain-containing protein — translation MKSKDKYRRGVCGIFLAQDGLVLLGERQGQAGQWQFPQGGMEDGETIVEALHREMDEEVGIRKITILRQTEEWIAYNFPEGLFKKTHFIGQQHIYFVLDGSKIVAESIKERDEFARFAWFTPQQAYDRIVHWKKAAYLEALGLLGFPIKA, via the coding sequence ATGAAATCCAAAGATAAATACAGACGGGGTGTGTGCGGAATCTTTCTGGCACAAGATGGTCTTGTCCTTTTAGGTGAGCGCCAGGGGCAGGCCGGTCAATGGCAGTTTCCACAAGGCGGAATGGAAGACGGCGAAACGATTGTCGAAGCTCTTCATCGCGAGATGGATGAAGAAGTCGGCATTCGTAAAATCACCATTCTTCGTCAGACTGAGGAATGGATTGCATACAATTTTCCGGAAGGTCTTTTCAAGAAGACCCATTTCATTGGGCAGCAACATATTTACTTTGTTCTCGATGGTTCGAAAATTGTTGCCGAAAGTATTAAGGAGCGTGACGAGTTTGCGCGCTTTGCTTGGTTTACTCCGCAACAAGCCTATGACCGGATTGTTCATTGGAAGAAGGCCGCTTACCTTGAAGCCCTGGGGCTTTTGGGTTTTCCGATCAAAGCTTAG
- a CDS encoding MBL fold metallo-hydrolase — protein MSLTMKYWGVRGSLPSSPSPSDWTNHIEGLLRGFFNAGHRESAAVSKYIDSLGASHLGGYGAATTCVEVKSPKNRLIIDGGSGIRSLSEQIMSGKAGASKGPFHIFMTHFHWDHVIGLPFFTPHFVPGVQIHYYAVQEEMEKLIRGVFMKPYFPVPFESLAAKIHFHVLQPRQAIEIDDMTVTPYKLDHPDPCWGFRIESNGKVYSHCVDTEGTRVSREELGPDLPLYQGVDLMYYDAQYTFPELAEKANWGHSAAQVGLDIAFREGIKQVLFAHHDPGATIQQVQELKRQTLEYYDWRLNTAKENSETLSAVQWDFAYEGLTVKI, from the coding sequence ATGTCGTTAACAATGAAGTATTGGGGCGTGCGCGGTTCTTTGCCATCATCCCCATCTCCATCGGATTGGACCAATCATATCGAAGGACTCTTGCGCGGGTTTTTCAATGCTGGTCATCGTGAGTCTGCTGCTGTTTCAAAGTACATTGATTCTTTGGGCGCTTCCCATTTGGGCGGTTATGGGGCGGCAACGACTTGCGTGGAAGTGAAGAGTCCCAAGAACAGACTCATCATTGATGGCGGTAGCGGCATTCGTTCTCTGAGTGAGCAGATCATGAGTGGTAAAGCCGGCGCGAGCAAAGGTCCTTTCCACATTTTCATGACTCACTTTCACTGGGATCATGTGATCGGTTTGCCTTTCTTCACTCCACACTTTGTTCCTGGTGTACAAATTCACTATTATGCCGTTCAAGAAGAAATGGAAAAGCTCATCCGCGGCGTCTTTATGAAGCCATACTTCCCAGTACCGTTTGAATCACTGGCTGCGAAGATTCACTTCCATGTTTTGCAACCTCGTCAGGCGATTGAAATTGATGATATGACAGTCACTCCTTACAAGTTAGATCATCCAGATCCTTGTTGGGGTTTCCGTATTGAAAGTAACGGCAAGGTCTACTCTCACTGTGTGGATACCGAGGGAACTCGCGTGTCACGTGAAGAGCTGGGGCCCGATCTGCCACTCTACCAAGGAGTGGATTTGATGTATTACGATGCTCAGTACACATTCCCAGAGCTTGCAGAAAAAGCCAACTGGGGTCACAGTGCTGCTCAAGTGGGACTCGACATCGCTTTCCGCGAAGGCATTAAACAAGTTCTTTTCGCGCATCATGATCCAGGTGCGACAATTCAGCAGGTGCAAGAGTTAAAACGTCAAACACTGGAATACTATGACTGGCGTCTCAATACGGCGAAAGAAAACAGCGAAACGCTCAGTGCGGTTCAATGGGACTTTGCATACGAAGGCCTGACAGTTAAGATCTAA
- a CDS encoding 2Fe-2S iron-sulfur cluster binding domain-containing protein yields the protein MSDVKVVFTINGQEHETTMTEYQSVLEAALRLQINPPYSCLEGICGTCSAFLEQGEVDSIEGRVNEQSKDRTFKTCMAQPKSKFLRVNYDKANT from the coding sequence ATGTCTGATGTAAAAGTAGTTTTCACAATCAACGGTCAAGAGCATGAAACCACAATGACAGAGTACCAATCTGTTCTTGAGGCGGCGTTGAGACTTCAAATAAATCCGCCATATTCTTGTTTGGAAGGAATTTGTGGAACGTGCTCCGCATTTCTTGAACAAGGAGAGGTCGATTCGATCGAAGGCCGAGTGAACGAACAATCGAAGGATCGAACATTTAAAACATGTATGGCTCAACCTAAGTCCAAGTTTTTGAGAGTGAATTACGACAAGGCAAATACCTGA
- a CDS encoding ABC transporter ATP-binding protein/permease — MNSQTAKTSPIRTVLKELVLPYWTRSEDRWRARGLLALTLVLIMGMVYALVLLNRWNQAFYDALQNLDKAEFVSQLWRFFFIALFYSVIMAYKFYVLQSLAIGWRKWITEKSLHRWLSEKNFYYWQFNGHQHDNPDQRLSEDIHELTDLSLEISEKVLREFITFVSFIGILWGLSSSFKFTAFGYDIELYRYLVWVCLFYAAIGTFIVHKIGNPLSTLNFMQQKLEADFRYFLVRLRENSENVALLNGEKAEQQKLSTKFFQVVGNFKALISRQKKLILTTNIYGQLAYIFPFVVASPKVFTKEITLGQLFQISSAFGQVQGSVSVFVDMYAKIARLHSVALRLGGFLSLLEENRELREKGLSGKFHATDGADLTTEDLRVLTPQQQTLLTGMNLKLAPGTRLLITAPSGKGKTTLLRTLNGIWPFIDGQIRLPRHSHRLVLTQKAYLPIGTLRAALAYPLEAEAFSNQDMVSALASTKLNSLIQHLDEEDNWSQRLSSGEQQRLALSRAFLQKPQVLFLDEATSALEKDTEAEIYHALVAAFPQMILISFNHETGPLTAFHNESLSLS, encoded by the coding sequence ATGAACTCTCAAACTGCAAAAACATCTCCGATCCGCACTGTTCTAAAAGAACTCGTGCTGCCTTATTGGACACGTTCGGAAGATCGATGGCGCGCTCGTGGACTTTTAGCACTCACTCTCGTGCTCATCATGGGTATGGTTTACGCCTTAGTTTTGCTGAATCGCTGGAACCAGGCGTTCTACGATGCTCTTCAGAATCTTGATAAAGCCGAATTTGTCAGCCAGCTGTGGCGTTTTTTCTTTATTGCGCTGTTTTACTCCGTGATCATGGCCTACAAGTTTTATGTCCTGCAAAGTCTCGCAATCGGCTGGCGCAAATGGATCACCGAAAAGAGCTTGCACCGCTGGCTGAGTGAAAAGAATTTTTACTACTGGCAGTTCAACGGACATCAACACGACAATCCGGATCAGCGTCTTTCCGAAGATATTCACGAACTCACCGATCTGAGTCTTGAGATTTCCGAAAAGGTCCTCCGCGAGTTCATAACTTTTGTGTCGTTTATCGGCATTCTGTGGGGTCTTTCAAGCTCCTTCAAATTCACGGCCTTTGGTTATGATATCGAGCTTTATCGTTACCTTGTTTGGGTTTGCTTGTTTTACGCGGCGATCGGTACTTTCATCGTTCACAAAATCGGAAATCCGCTCTCGACACTGAACTTCATGCAGCAGAAACTCGAAGCCGACTTCCGTTACTTCTTAGTGCGTCTGCGTGAAAACAGCGAGAATGTGGCTTTACTCAACGGTGAAAAAGCCGAACAGCAAAAGCTTTCGACGAAGTTCTTCCAAGTCGTGGGTAATTTCAAAGCGCTCATCTCTCGCCAGAAGAAACTGATTCTAACGACGAATATTTACGGTCAGTTGGCTTATATCTTTCCGTTTGTGGTTGCATCACCAAAAGTGTTCACCAAAGAGATCACTCTCGGCCAGCTTTTCCAAATCAGCAGCGCCTTTGGCCAAGTTCAAGGGTCGGTCTCTGTGTTTGTGGATATGTATGCGAAGATCGCGCGACTGCATTCGGTCGCTCTGCGTTTGGGCGGATTCTTAAGCTTGCTCGAAGAAAATCGCGAGCTTCGCGAAAAAGGCCTGAGTGGAAAATTCCATGCGACCGATGGTGCGGATCTTACGACCGAAGACCTTCGCGTTCTGACTCCTCAACAGCAGACTTTGCTGACAGGTATGAACTTGAAGCTCGCTCCGGGAACGCGTTTGCTAATCACTGCGCCGTCTGGAAAAGGCAAAACCACTTTGCTTCGGACGCTGAATGGCATCTGGCCTTTCATTGATGGACAGATTCGTTTGCCTCGTCACAGCCATCGCCTCGTGCTGACACAAAAAGCGTATCTACCGATCGGAACTCTGCGTGCGGCTCTTGCCTATCCTCTTGAGGCGGAAGCCTTCAGTAATCAAGACATGGTCTCAGCTCTTGCCAGCACGAAACTAAATTCGCTGATTCAGCACCTCGATGAAGAAGACAACTGGTCACAGCGCCTTTCTTCGGGCGAACAGCAACGCCTGGCTCTCTCGCGCGCCTTCTTGCAAAAGCCGCAGGTTTTATTTTTAGATGAAGCCACTTCGGCCCTTGAAAAAGACACCGAAGCCGAGATCTATCACGCTCTGGTTGCGGCTTTCCCGCAAATGATTCTTATCAGTTTCAACCACGAAACGGGCCCGCTGACAGCATTCCATAACGAGTCCTTAAGCCTCTCTTAA
- a CDS encoding radical SAM protein — protein sequence MELRRYKDILALKSEEGTLLAFHSRNMEVAQISEDAWVNMSPTTLLNSTPSEAVLKECEAIAELKTWNQEENAEVKTSKISNNIRFLTINVTQICNLHCSYCAAGGDGTFGDSIAKISIEKTLPQIKFFLDRLPAGLSFNVSFLGGEPLLYAEGLEMIAKYIAEIAPERTVNYTIITNGTLLTDKNVDLLARMKATVTISLDGPAEINDRMRPTKNGTSSTAMIVKGLEKVLARKSEFSHVMIHGVFDSHNMELVKAYEFYSQFNVDSYDFSFSVSDNNPRATQEYMKQMTQVAALAYAKGGEVALRKIRAFEQHFQSLDQQRRTENYCGAGKSFLMIDARNQIYTCPWDVNEKKEQVGQGTELNEKALEAYQKPILEQNKCENCWARFLCGGGCMFAHKHGSGSKNVKDTQFCERTRFMVALALIYYERCRSAA from the coding sequence ATGGAACTGCGACGCTACAAAGACATTCTAGCGCTGAAATCAGAAGAGGGCACTCTTCTGGCGTTCCATTCGCGCAATATGGAAGTCGCACAAATTTCCGAAGACGCTTGGGTGAACATGAGCCCGACAACCTTGCTGAATTCGACTCCTTCTGAAGCCGTCCTCAAAGAGTGCGAAGCCATCGCTGAGCTCAAAACTTGGAACCAAGAAGAAAACGCTGAGGTTAAAACCAGCAAGATCAGCAACAACATCCGTTTCCTGACAATCAACGTGACTCAAATCTGCAACCTCCACTGCTCATACTGCGCAGCCGGTGGCGATGGAACTTTCGGCGATAGCATCGCCAAAATCTCTATCGAAAAAACTTTGCCGCAGATTAAATTCTTCCTCGATCGCCTGCCTGCGGGCCTAAGTTTCAACGTGAGCTTCCTCGGTGGTGAGCCTTTACTTTACGCTGAAGGCCTCGAGATGATCGCAAAGTACATTGCTGAGATCGCACCTGAGCGCACTGTGAACTACACGATCATCACGAACGGCACGCTGTTAACAGATAAGAATGTCGATCTACTCGCGCGCATGAAAGCAACAGTAACCATCAGCTTGGATGGCCCTGCAGAAATCAACGATCGCATGCGTCCGACAAAGAACGGAACTTCATCAACGGCAATGATCGTGAAAGGCCTTGAAAAAGTCCTCGCACGCAAATCTGAATTCAGCCACGTGATGATCCACGGAGTTTTCGACAGCCACAATATGGAGCTCGTGAAAGCTTACGAGTTCTATTCTCAGTTCAACGTGGACAGCTACGATTTCTCATTCTCGGTTTCTGACAACAACCCGCGCGCGACTCAAGAGTACATGAAACAAATGACTCAAGTTGCAGCTTTGGCCTATGCAAAAGGCGGAGAAGTGGCTCTCAGAAAGATCCGCGCGTTTGAACAACATTTTCAGTCTTTGGATCAACAACGCCGTACCGAGAACTATTGCGGTGCCGGCAAGTCTTTCTTGATGATCGATGCCCGCAATCAGATTTACACATGCCCTTGGGATGTGAACGAAAAGAAAGAACAAGTTGGCCAAGGAACGGAGTTAAACGAAAAGGCTTTGGAAGCGTACCAAAAGCCCATCCTCGAGCAGAACAAGTGTGAAAACTGCTGGGCGCGATTCCTGTGCGGCGGCGGCTGCATGTTCGCCCATAAGCATGGCTCAGGATCTAAGAACGTTAAAGATACGCAATTTTGCGAAAGAACAAGATTTATGGTGGCGCTGGCACTGATCTACTACGAAAGGTGTCGAAGCGCTGCTTGA
- a CDS encoding CHASE2 domain-containing protein, translated as MALPPSLTKTKGPFKGGILYSVLRLVLACAMGIFISQLKLDSWESMLYDMRIRLLPEPAPSGQIEMILTTSRTVETLKGIPTAKEQLELLKNLEREEPLAVLYIQNLGELEGSAEDKKAFAVEALKLNNLYMVSQDLEMKGEEGKLRLPEPLDTIELFPGPRTSDGDVLAQDKVTRRMMITYQDRQMIHPFIASLVNPEMSEKKNIRGLFEFFDSEQVYINYRKAGTYPMTTFEDVMDKRFEPGHFKNKIVLIGNDHGGSVRDYVKTPFSKDAKAMTLVELHANMLDTLIQNKAPIQATPWLNVLVTMLTSIITVYVLFTMKPIRSLTILAATGGVLLVFSAIAFWPAGYWVKMAHPFLAIFLCYYFFIPYRLIIENRRSWEYFQKNKLLSQVEELKGNFISMMSHDLKTPIARIQGMTDVILKDQQPLSTQQREAVDTIRHSGDDLLKFINAILNYGKIESQGVELHMQSRDVNSLLKDVIHKHEFLAKVKRIPIKFESEPLFPIQVDPELMKQVFSNLIENAIKYSPEESQVHVHSEEINGKVIVRVQDSGPGIPEDEVNNIFMKFFRSKNAKSSPIKGSGLGLYLAKYFTELHQGRLFVESTYGKGSTFTVELPLEQGRSHA; from the coding sequence ATGGCTCTCCCTCCTTCGCTGACTAAAACAAAAGGCCCTTTCAAAGGTGGAATCCTGTATTCCGTCTTGCGCCTTGTTTTGGCTTGCGCGATGGGGATTTTCATCAGTCAGCTCAAACTCGATTCTTGGGAATCCATGCTCTACGACATGCGCATTCGCTTGTTGCCGGAGCCAGCTCCTTCGGGTCAGATCGAAATGATTTTGACCACATCGCGGACTGTAGAAACCCTCAAAGGGATTCCTACTGCGAAGGAGCAATTGGAACTCCTTAAGAACCTCGAGCGTGAAGAGCCTCTGGCGGTTCTTTACATTCAAAACCTCGGTGAGCTTGAAGGCAGTGCGGAAGATAAGAAAGCCTTCGCCGTTGAGGCATTGAAGCTCAACAACCTGTACATGGTCAGCCAGGATCTCGAGATGAAAGGCGAAGAAGGAAAACTCCGCTTGCCGGAACCTCTCGATACGATCGAGCTCTTCCCTGGCCCCCGCACAAGTGACGGCGACGTGCTTGCGCAGGATAAAGTGACTCGTCGTATGATGATTACTTATCAGGATCGTCAGATGATTCATCCGTTCATCGCAAGCCTCGTAAATCCGGAGATGTCTGAGAAGAAAAATATCCGTGGCTTGTTTGAGTTCTTTGACTCTGAACAGGTGTATATCAATTACCGCAAAGCCGGCACATATCCTATGACGACCTTTGAAGACGTCATGGATAAACGTTTTGAGCCGGGCCACTTTAAAAATAAAATCGTTCTGATCGGTAACGATCACGGCGGCTCCGTGCGTGACTACGTGAAGACGCCTTTCTCGAAGGACGCGAAGGCTATGACCCTCGTCGAACTTCACGCCAACATGCTTGATACTTTGATTCAAAATAAAGCGCCGATTCAGGCGACTCCTTGGTTGAACGTGCTTGTCACGATGCTGACTTCGATCATCACCGTTTACGTGCTCTTCACGATGAAGCCAATCCGAAGTCTTACGATTCTGGCGGCGACCGGCGGTGTTTTGCTCGTATTCAGTGCGATTGCCTTCTGGCCTGCGGGTTATTGGGTAAAAATGGCGCATCCATTCCTTGCAATTTTCTTATGCTATTACTTCTTTATCCCCTACCGTTTGATCATCGAGAATCGCCGTAGCTGGGAATACTTCCAGAAGAACAAATTGCTTTCTCAAGTTGAGGAATTAAAGGGCAATTTCATTTCGATGATGTCGCATGATTTGAAAACGCCGATTGCCCGCATTCAAGGCATGACCGATGTAATTCTCAAGGACCAACAGCCCTTGAGCACTCAGCAACGCGAAGCCGTGGATACGATCCGTCATTCTGGCGATGATCTTTTGAAGTTCATCAACGCGATTTTGAACTACGGGAAGATCGAAAGCCAAGGTGTTGAGCTTCACATGCAAAGTCGGGACGTTAATTCATTGCTGAAAGACGTCATCCATAAGCATGAGTTCTTGGCTAAGGTAAAACGTATTCCAATCAAGTTTGAATCCGAGCCACTGTTCCCGATCCAGGTGGATCCAGAGCTCATGAAGCAAGTGTTCTCAAATCTGATTGAGAACGCGATTAAGTACAGCCCTGAGGAATCTCAGGTGCATGTTCACAGCGAAGAGATCAACGGCAAAGTGATCGTTCGCGTCCAAGACAGCGGACCTGGAATTCCAGAGGACGAAGTGAACAATATTTTTATGAAGTTTTTTAGGAGCAAGAATGCGAAAAGTTCTCCGATTAAGGGATCGGGACTCGGTTTGTATCTTGCTAAATATTTTACAGAATTGCACCAAGGCAGACTCTTTGTTGAAAGTACCTATGGAAAAGGAAGTACTTTTACTGTAGAACTGCCTCTGGAACAGGGGAGGTCACATGCTTAG
- a CDS encoding sigma-54-dependent Fis family transcriptional regulator, with amino-acid sequence MLRVLVVDDDQGLRLSVKTALTSSNRFEVEEAFDGLNAIEKVKAPENSGAKKFDVVILDVDMPRVNGLEALRLIKEHDPGIIVLMITAHATLDHAVQAVKDGAYNYLSKPVSGDELLALVDKAVSAHTMISNIAASAPVLVEAGRKIIGNTQQMQKVFNIIHRLAKVDTPVLIRGASGSGKELVAKAIHYNSARKDEKFVAINCSAIPENLFESELFGHEKGSFTGADQRKIGKFQFAEGGTLFLDEVGDMPLMMQVKILRVLQEKMFTPVGSNREISTNVRIVAATNRPLEDMIKAGTFREDLFYRLNVVPIFLPALADRKDDIENLINIFIKKFNAAHGKRISGVAPDALSALKKYQWPGNIRELENVIEHAFVLETNNVITLASLPEAVLAAAGVNLIDALSQTTTVDIKPGVSVSADLGDDEDLGVVDGEDLELDSEEGEVATVSISGGSLDFNAQKEAFEKEFIIKALKTFKGRINQTALHANIPKKTLLRKIEKYGIIAKDYSN; translated from the coding sequence ATGCTTAGAGTTTTGGTGGTCGATGACGATCAGGGGTTAAGACTCTCAGTAAAAACAGCGCTCACTTCTTCGAATCGTTTCGAAGTTGAAGAAGCTTTTGACGGCTTGAATGCCATCGAAAAAGTAAAAGCACCTGAGAACTCAGGCGCGAAGAAATTCGATGTTGTTATTCTTGATGTCGATATGCCACGTGTTAACGGTCTGGAAGCTCTCAGACTGATCAAAGAACACGATCCAGGTATCATCGTATTGATGATCACGGCGCATGCAACTTTGGACCACGCGGTTCAAGCGGTTAAAGATGGTGCTTACAACTATCTTTCAAAGCCTGTTTCCGGCGATGAGCTTTTGGCTCTCGTGGATAAAGCGGTTTCTGCTCACACTATGATTTCAAACATCGCGGCGTCTGCGCCTGTGTTGGTTGAAGCAGGCCGTAAAATCATCGGCAATACACAGCAAATGCAAAAGGTATTCAACATCATCCATCGTTTGGCGAAGGTTGATACCCCTGTTTTGATTCGCGGTGCTTCTGGTTCTGGTAAAGAGCTCGTTGCTAAAGCAATTCACTACAACTCTGCTCGTAAAGACGAAAAGTTCGTAGCCATCAACTGTTCTGCAATCCCTGAGAACTTATTTGAGTCTGAACTCTTCGGTCACGAAAAAGGTTCTTTCACTGGCGCTGATCAGCGCAAAATTGGTAAATTCCAGTTTGCTGAAGGCGGAACATTATTCTTGGATGAAGTCGGCGATATGCCACTCATGATGCAAGTTAAGATCTTGCGCGTGCTTCAAGAGAAGATGTTCACTCCTGTAGGTTCTAACCGTGAGATTTCTACGAACGTAAGAATCGTGGCGGCGACCAACCGTCCTTTGGAAGACATGATCAAAGCCGGCACCTTCCGCGAAGACTTGTTCTATCGCTTGAACGTTGTACCTATATTCTTGCCTGCTTTGGCAGATCGCAAAGACGATATCGAAAACTTGATCAACATCTTCATCAAGAAGTTCAATGCGGCCCATGGCAAACGCATCTCTGGAGTTGCTCCAGACGCTTTGTCAGCGCTCAAAAAATACCAATGGCCGGGGAACATCCGTGAGTTGGAAAATGTGATCGAGCATGCTTTTGTTCTTGAGACGAACAACGTTATCACGTTGGCGTCACTCCCTGAGGCCGTTTTGGCCGCAGCGGGCGTTAACTTGATCGATGCATTGTCACAAACGACGACTGTTGACATAAAACCAGGGGTTTCCGTGTCTGCGGACCTCGGTGATGATGAAGATTTAGGCGTTGTTGATGGCGAAGACCTCGAGCTCGACAGCGAAGAAGGCGAAGTTGCAACTGTGTCTATTTCAGGTGGCAGTCTTGACTTCAATGCTCAAAAGGAAGCTTTCGAGAAAGAATTCATCATTAAGGCTCTGAAGACCTTCAAAGGCCGCATCAATCAAACGGCTTTGCATGCTAACATTCCGAAAAAGACCTTGCTCCGCAAGATCGAGAAATACGGGATTATTGCAAAGGACTACTCTAACTAA